The Andrena cerasifolii isolate SP2316 chromosome 15, iyAndCera1_principal, whole genome shotgun sequence genome includes a window with the following:
- the Ric8a gene encoding ric8 guanine nucleotide exchange factor A — translation MEALVQRLISDKLEEFSKDIITFQENYGTRTTSEELNSDELREKLWETLFRYLSDSTQSSVHRNCLSILRILSRDKTKLNELVTPERVDIILGNAALNINPDTPARHEEIYYNDVTIESLKLLCNLIFNSTEMQLILRKTPCLRCLIARMRKYNNAVPYDVMLFDTRIVFLTTALNIPMRHEVKRDLKGDESLINMLENISVQCDKDKDTIKKDNATLACEALKALFNLYMITDDTVEEEEKNKNLVSILYKLLLCKCETEDELQSNITNLLTVIPKGCYSTLTPPARGKGEHVFQDARMTAISILLRFLDRRLNCGNDLRENLGPILSAFIRLVKAERLIRKYVRMQILPPLKDVMRRPEEGTTLRAKLCKLLTSPVTEVRDLAAEFLFVLCKENVNRMVKYTGYGNAAGMFANKGLLGPNKGKSAYSSESEDSETEEYLQHKEQINPVIGCFEPPKPNPLEGMTEEQKEYEALQLVGLVDKLTREGLVQPCRIGDDGKPKAIEHVLELQEELPKQQYTRDSDSD, via the exons ATGGAGGCCCTAGTACAGAGACTCATTTCGGACAAGcttgaagaattttcaaaagatATTATCACATTCCAGGAAAAT TACGGAACCAGGACTACGTCCGAAGAATTGAACAGCGACGAGTTACGAGAGAAGCTATGGGAGACACTCTTCCGTTACTTATCAGATAGCACGCAATCGTCTGTTCATCGTAACTGCTTGTCCATCTTGCGAATCCTTAG CCGAGATAAAACAAAGTTAAACGAATTAGTCACGCCCGAAAGAGTAGACATCATATTAGGCAACGCTGCTCTAAACATAAACCCGGACACACCAGCGAGGCACGAAGAGATCTATTACAACGATG TGACCATCGAGTCTCTAAAGTTACTCTGTAACTTGATATTCAACAGTACAGAAATGCAGCTGATACTGCGGAAGACGCCCTGCTTGCGGTGCCTAATCGCGCGCATGAGAAAGTACAACAACGCCGTTCCTTACGACGTAATGTTATTCGACACGAGAATCGTGTTCCTGACGACTGCCCTGAACATTCCCATGCGACACGAAGTCAAGCGGGACCTGAAAGGCGACGAAAGCCTTATAAACATGTTGGAGAATATAAGTGTCCAGTGCGATAAAGACAAGGACACTATCAAG AAAGACAATGCGACGCTGGCATGCGAGGCTCTGAAAGCACTATTCAACTTGTACATGATAACCGACGACACAGTcgaggaagaagagaagaataAGAACCTAGTTTCGATTCTGTACAAATTGCTTTTGTGCAAATGCGAGACGGAGGATGAGCTTCAGAG TAACATCACCAATTTATTAACAGTGATACCTAAGGGATGTTACTCGACGCTCACACCCCCTGCCCGAGGGAAGGGCGAGCACGTGTTCCAAGATGCGCGCATGACTGCCATATCCATTCTACTGAGATTCCTCGACAGGAGACTAAACTGCGGAAACGATCTGCGGGAGAACCTCGGCCCAATTCTTTCGGCCTTTATTAGACTCGTTAAGGCTGAGAGGCTGATACGGAAGTACGTTAGGATGCAG ATTCTACCTCCCTTGAAGGATGTGATGCGACGCCCTGAGGAAGGGACGACTCTGAGGGCAAAGCTGTGCAAATTGCTGACCTCCCCCGTAACGGAAGTACGAGATCTCGCTGCGGAATTTCTGTTCGTACTCTGCAAAGAGAATG TTAATCGCATGGTGAAGTACACGGGATATGGAAACGCAGCTGGCATGTTCGCGAACAAGGGATTACTGGGTCCGAACAAAGGGAAGTCGGCTTACTCCTCCGAGTCAGAGGACAGCGAGACTGAAGAGTACCTGCAGCATAAGGAACA AATCAATCCAGTCATCGGTTGCTTCGAACCCCCGAAACCAAATCCTCTGGAAGGAATGACAGAGGAGCAGAAAGAGTACGAAGCCCTGCAGCTCGTAGGCCTTGTGGATAAATTGACGAG AGAAGGACTAGTGCAGCCTTGTCGGATCGGAGACGATGGGAAACCAAAGGCCATCGAACACGTTCTTGAGTTACAAGAGGAGCTGCCCAAGCAGCAGTACACTCgtgattctgattctgattga
- the LOC143377404 gene encoding uncharacterized protein LOC143377404, translating to MYCRAQICIYYLLWTATLSPRPTLQQETTTVTSRDCPTECICLSPKQVLCNTGGLKDIPTQQLPQTVEELSLTKNNFPIIKGDAFAGLRVLRKLTMDGNNISTIRPFAFRGLSRLRELSIQHTPLPFIEKFSFAALQNVSVLLLANNKIRYIEGYSFAGTSNIRVILLSNNPLLRIQSHAFSGLTNVVRLIFPSGIRTIEPDAFDGLQHVGLLKLTYMDLSSLQSYTFRGLSYVHSLNIQESDLGVVEKDAFTGLVRVDRLNILNNKIDLIERLYLRYENSIELLRFHGNHVLEAPRHTRDINLEVNSISAIDNHFPCDCQAHNVLESDFVNGTVSEFQKNNYCISPIEYNGKPMNLVDFDLIARCHDNVVQDNLGSGVVGIFTLPTTLFLVILLSMNLFQ from the exons ATGTATTGCAGAGCGCAG ATCTGCATTTATTACCTGCTGTGGACAGCCACGCTGAGTCCAAGACCTACATTGCAACAGGAAACCACCACAGTGACGAGTCGGGACTGCCCTACAGAATGCATCTGCCTTTCCCCCAAACAG GTTCTGTGCAATACAGGTGGGCTAAAAGACATTCCCACGCAGCAGCTGCCGCAGACGGTGGAGGAGCTCTCCCTAACGAAGAACAACTTCCCGATAATAAAAGGCGACGCGTTCGCCGGCCTGCGCGTGCTGCGCAAGCTCACAATGGATGGTAACAACATTTCAACGATACGCCCGTTCGCGTTCCGCGGCCTCAGCAGGCTACGTGAGCTCTCCATCCAGCACACGCCGCTGCCGTTCATCGAGAAGTTCTCCTTCGCCGCCCTGCAGAACGTGTCCGTGCTGCTGCTGGCCAACAACAAGATCCGGTACATAGAAGGCTACTCCTTCGCCGGGACCTCGAACATACGAGTGATATTGCTTAGCAACAACCCGCTGCTCAGGATCCAGAGCCACGCGTTCTCGGGCCTGACGAACGTAGTCCGGCTGATCTTCCCGTCGGGGATCAGGACCATCGAGCCAGACGCTTTCGACGGCCTCCAGCACGTCGGCCTTCTGAAGCTCACCTACATGGACCTGTCTTCTCTTCAATCCTACACCTTCCGTGGCCTCTCCTACGTCCACTCCCTGAACATCCAGGAAAGCGACCTGGGCGTCGTTGAGAAGGATGCCTTCACCGGCCTGGTCCGCGTGGATCGCCTCAACATACTCAACAACAAGATCGATCTCATCGAGAGGCTGTACTTGAGGTACGAGAACAGCATTGAGTTACTGAGATTCCACGGGAATCACGTGCTGGAGGCCCCGCGCCACACCAGGGACATCAACCTCGAAGTGAACTCGATCAGTGCCATCGACAATCACTTCCCCTGCGATTGCCAGGCCCACAACGTGCTGGAGAGCGACTTCGTCAACGGCACTGTCAGCGAGTTTCAGAAGAATAACTACTGCATCTCTCCTATCGAGTATAACGGCAAGCCCATGAACCTCGTCGACTTCGATCTGATCGCCAGGTGCCACGATAACGTCGTGCAGGACAACCTGGGCTCGGGGGTCGTTGGGATCTTTACACTACCCACGACCCTCTTCCTCGTTATTCTGCTGTCCATGAACCTCTTCCAGTGA
- the LOC143377401 gene encoding uncharacterized protein LOC143377401 isoform X1 — MAITSQQYCLRWNNHRSNLLTVFDELLQNEAFTDVTLAVDGGASVKCHKMVLAACSSYFQSLFIDLPCKHPIVVLKDVKYSEIKAILEYMYRGEVNVAQEQLAGLLKVAEVLKVKGLVEEGSQSHREEVENSMSPPPAISTSTTSSAAYSSGHTSPPHSTGNLYNIYGKSVDRCQSRLPLPMWPLSSLPLAHSSTSHQTATHPQHSSILTGSYDNGFETSPLKRKKVSNMLMNRDTPILRTVLGQGHADSSQGIPLLHPDSHENHFRNSSNGSSNDDRRNSTEVTHGEPAHSPYTDVSMMDDDDKQPSPQSYRSDIKSGIVNYVPGQKPEWKRYKQYTRNDISSAIEAVRSGMSALQAARKYGVPSRTLYDKVKKLGITTLRPFKRGSNGSGACFPYGIGGNVNGSIYGGALSENENEGANAAMESPASILDTYKARDGPVDREMLDSTRCTPSPLVHSVKQQSGEDQVEDLSVSRKSDVRVIVPTTSIIKDEEDIGSDTCNHN, encoded by the exons ATGGCGATCACGTCGCAGCAGTACTGCCTCCGCTGGAACAACCACCGCTCCAACCTGCTGACGGTATTCGACGAGCTGCTGCAGAACGAAGCGTTTACCGACGTGACCCTCGCCGTGGACGGCGGCGCCTCGGTCAAGTGCCACAAGATGGTGCTGGCGGCTTGTTCCTCCTACTTCCAGTCCCTGTTCATCGACCTACCATGCAAGCACCCGATCGTCGTGCTGAAAGACGTGAAATACTCCGAGATCAAGGCGATCCTCGAGTACATGTACCGCGGCGAGGTGAACGTGGCACAGGAGCAGCTGGCCGGGCTGCTGAAGGTCGCCGAGGTGCTGAAGGTGAAGGGCCTGGTGGAGGAGGGCTCGCAAAGCCATCGCGAGGAGGTGGAGAACTCCATGTCCCCGCCGCCAGCGATCAGCACGAGCACGACCAGCAGCGCGGCGTACAGCAGCGGGCACACGTCTCCTCCACATTCCACTGGCAACCTCTATAACATTTACGGGAAGTCCGTGGACAGGTGCCAGAGTCGTCTGCCTTTACCAATGTGGCCTCTGTCGAGCCTACCGCTAGCGCATTCCAGTACCAGCCACCAGACGGCGACACATCCTCAGCACTCCTCGATCCTGACCGGCTCCTACGATAACGGCTTCGAAACCTCGCCGCTGAAACGCAAGAAGGTCTCCAACATGCTGATGAACAGGGACACGCCGATCCTCAGGACGGTCCTGGGCCAGGGCCACGCGGATAGCTCGCAGGGCATACCTCTGCTGCACCCGGACAGCCATGAGAATCATTTTAGGAACAGCAGTAATGGCTCCTCTAATGACGATAGAAGGAACAGCACCGAGGTGACCCACGGGGAACCGGCGCATAGCCCTTACACGGATGTGTCCATGATGGACGACGACGATAAGCAACCCTCCCCACAGTCCTACCGTTCTGATATTAAGTCAG GGATCGTGAATTACGTTCCAGGACAGAAGCCGGAATGGAAGCGGTACAAGCAGTACACGCGGAACGACATCTCGTCCGCGATCGAAGCGGTGCGCTCGGGTATGAGCGCCCTGCAGGCTGCGCGTAAGTACGGCGTACCATCTCGCACCCTTTACGACAAGGTGAAGAAGCTGGGCATCACTACGTTGCGGCCATTCAAGCGCGGCTCGAATGGCAGCGGCGCGTGCTTCCCGTACGGGATCGGCGGCAACGTGAACGGCAGCATCTACGGTGGCGCCCTctccgagaacgagaacgaaggCGCGAACGCGGCGATGGAGAGCCCGGCCTCGATCCTCGACACCTACAAGGCCAGGGACGGGCCAGTCGACAGAGAGATGTTGGACAGCACCCGCTGCACCCCCAGCCCGCTGGTGCACTCCGTGAAGCAGCAGAGCGGCGAGGATCAGGTGGAGGATCTCTCCGTCAGCCGCAAGTCGGACGTCCGCGTGATAGTACCGACCACGTCGATAATCAAAGACGAGGAGGACATCGGCTCGGACACCTGTAACCATAACTAA
- the LOC143377401 gene encoding uncharacterized protein LOC143377401 isoform X2 produces the protein MAITSQQYCLRWNNHRSNLLTVFDELLQNEAFTDVTLAVDGGASVKCHKMVLAACSSYFQSLFIDLPCKHPIVVLKDVKYSEIKAILEYMYRGEVNVAQEQLAGLLKVAEVLKVKGLVEEGSQSHREEVENSMSPPPAISTSTTSSAAYSSGHTSPPHSTGNLYNIYGKSVDRCQSRLPLPMWPLSSLPLAHSSTSHQTATHPQHSSILTGSYDNGFETSPLKRKKVSNMLMNRDTPILRTVLGQGHADSSQGIPLLHPDSHENHFRNSSNGSSNDDRRNSTEVTHGEPAHSPYTDVSMMDDDDKQPSPQSYRSDIKSGQKPEWKRYKQYTRNDISSAIEAVRSGMSALQAARKYGVPSRTLYDKVKKLGITTLRPFKRGSNGSGACFPYGIGGNVNGSIYGGALSENENEGANAAMESPASILDTYKARDGPVDREMLDSTRCTPSPLVHSVKQQSGEDQVEDLSVSRKSDVRVIVPTTSIIKDEEDIGSDTCNHN, from the exons ATGGCGATCACGTCGCAGCAGTACTGCCTCCGCTGGAACAACCACCGCTCCAACCTGCTGACGGTATTCGACGAGCTGCTGCAGAACGAAGCGTTTACCGACGTGACCCTCGCCGTGGACGGCGGCGCCTCGGTCAAGTGCCACAAGATGGTGCTGGCGGCTTGTTCCTCCTACTTCCAGTCCCTGTTCATCGACCTACCATGCAAGCACCCGATCGTCGTGCTGAAAGACGTGAAATACTCCGAGATCAAGGCGATCCTCGAGTACATGTACCGCGGCGAGGTGAACGTGGCACAGGAGCAGCTGGCCGGGCTGCTGAAGGTCGCCGAGGTGCTGAAGGTGAAGGGCCTGGTGGAGGAGGGCTCGCAAAGCCATCGCGAGGAGGTGGAGAACTCCATGTCCCCGCCGCCAGCGATCAGCACGAGCACGACCAGCAGCGCGGCGTACAGCAGCGGGCACACGTCTCCTCCACATTCCACTGGCAACCTCTATAACATTTACGGGAAGTCCGTGGACAGGTGCCAGAGTCGTCTGCCTTTACCAATGTGGCCTCTGTCGAGCCTACCGCTAGCGCATTCCAGTACCAGCCACCAGACGGCGACACATCCTCAGCACTCCTCGATCCTGACCGGCTCCTACGATAACGGCTTCGAAACCTCGCCGCTGAAACGCAAGAAGGTCTCCAACATGCTGATGAACAGGGACACGCCGATCCTCAGGACGGTCCTGGGCCAGGGCCACGCGGATAGCTCGCAGGGCATACCTCTGCTGCACCCGGACAGCCATGAGAATCATTTTAGGAACAGCAGTAATGGCTCCTCTAATGACGATAGAAGGAACAGCACCGAGGTGACCCACGGGGAACCGGCGCATAGCCCTTACACGGATGTGTCCATGATGGACGACGACGATAAGCAACCCTCCCCACAGTCCTACCGTTCTGATATTAAGTCAG GACAGAAGCCGGAATGGAAGCGGTACAAGCAGTACACGCGGAACGACATCTCGTCCGCGATCGAAGCGGTGCGCTCGGGTATGAGCGCCCTGCAGGCTGCGCGTAAGTACGGCGTACCATCTCGCACCCTTTACGACAAGGTGAAGAAGCTGGGCATCACTACGTTGCGGCCATTCAAGCGCGGCTCGAATGGCAGCGGCGCGTGCTTCCCGTACGGGATCGGCGGCAACGTGAACGGCAGCATCTACGGTGGCGCCCTctccgagaacgagaacgaaggCGCGAACGCGGCGATGGAGAGCCCGGCCTCGATCCTCGACACCTACAAGGCCAGGGACGGGCCAGTCGACAGAGAGATGTTGGACAGCACCCGCTGCACCCCCAGCCCGCTGGTGCACTCCGTGAAGCAGCAGAGCGGCGAGGATCAGGTGGAGGATCTCTCCGTCAGCCGCAAGTCGGACGTCCGCGTGATAGTACCGACCACGTCGATAATCAAAGACGAGGAGGACATCGGCTCGGACACCTGTAACCATAACTAA